The following proteins come from a genomic window of Streptomyces sp. NBC_01716:
- a CDS encoding ABC transporter permease: MTATSRVPATPPAESAAGILKKPQVILPSTKRRRTRAGNVLAVTGPPALVGAAAIGIWYLLAYFGLSRSQRFILPPPHEVVKVGFLDWINLREILQGLLSSGTVALVAFALSTVIGLVFAIAMSEARWIERSFYPFAVALQTIPFLALVPLIGFWFGFNEQSRIIVATLVSLFPITTNALFGLQSGDAALHDLVRLHNRSRLVRLVRLRLPGARPAIFTGLRISAGLSVIASIVTDFFIRQGQPGIGGLLQNYSANLQSERLYAALIVTCTFGLAVFWAVGLVRRLTIGRWETSTATRSDD, translated from the coding sequence ATGACCGCCACCTCCCGCGTCCCGGCGACACCCCCCGCCGAGTCCGCCGCCGGCATCCTGAAGAAACCCCAGGTCATCCTTCCCTCCACCAAGCGACGCCGGACCCGCGCCGGCAACGTCCTCGCCGTCACCGGGCCACCCGCCCTGGTGGGCGCGGCCGCCATCGGAATCTGGTACCTGCTGGCGTACTTCGGCCTCAGCCGGTCACAGCGCTTCATCCTTCCCCCACCGCACGAGGTCGTGAAGGTCGGCTTCCTCGACTGGATCAACCTCAGGGAAATCCTCCAGGGGCTCCTGTCGAGCGGCACCGTCGCGCTGGTCGCCTTCGCGCTCTCCACCGTCATCGGCCTGGTCTTCGCCATCGCGATGAGCGAGGCCCGCTGGATCGAGCGGTCGTTCTACCCGTTCGCCGTCGCGCTCCAGACCATCCCGTTCCTGGCACTCGTGCCGCTGATCGGCTTCTGGTTCGGATTCAACGAGCAGAGCCGGATCATCGTGGCGACGCTGGTCTCGCTCTTCCCCATCACCACCAACGCGCTGTTCGGACTACAGTCCGGTGACGCCGCCCTGCACGACCTGGTGCGACTGCACAACCGGTCGCGTCTGGTCCGGCTCGTCCGCCTGCGGCTCCCCGGCGCCCGGCCGGCGATCTTCACCGGGCTGCGGATCTCGGCGGGACTGTCGGTGATCGCCTCCATCGTCACCGACTTCTTCATCCGGCAGGGGCAGCCCGGTATCGGCGGCCTCCTGCAGAACTATTCGGCCAACCTGCAGTCCGAACGGCTTTACGCGGCGCTGATCGTCACCTGCACCTTCGGTCTCGCGGTGTTCTGGGCGGTCGGACTCGTCCGCAGGCTCACCATCGGCCGGTGGGAGACGTCGACCGCGACGCGCTCGGACGACTGA